The stretch of DNA GGCCGGGCCGACCCGGCGGCCGCGCTTGAAGACGTAGTCGTCCACCCGGATGCCGTGCAGCCGGTCGCCCGGGTAGGTCTGGCCGGGGCCGTGGCCGCCGAGGCGGAGCAGCTCGGCGCGCAGGTGGGCGTGCAGCTCGGCCCGAGTGAAGGGCACGGCCTGCGGCTGCTTGGCCAGCGGGTCCTCCGCCCCCTCGGCCTCCTTCTTCGGGGTGGCCCGCTGGGGCAGCAGCTCGATCGGGAAGGACCAGCTGTCCAGCTCCACCCCGGCGCCGACGAACGGCGCGTAGTCGCTGAACACCACGTCCGGGTCGGCCTGTTGGCGTCGCAGCTCCTGGTAGCGGGTGGCCCGGCGGCCGACCCCGTCCGGGGCCACCGGCGCGGTGCCGGTGGCCAGCGCGTGCAGGGTGTGCAGACGGCGGTACCGGTCGTAGCCCGCGATCGCCACCCAGCCGGCCAGCACGATCAGCCGGCAGATCGCGGTCGGGTCGACCGTCTCCTCGTCGTGGCAGTCCTGGTAGTGCTCCGGGCCACTCGGGTGGCAGACGATCTCGTCGTGGGTGAGCCCGTGGTCCCAGAGCACGGCGATGGCGGCCAGGTTGGCGAAGACCAGGTAGCCGAGCACCACCAGCCAGACCAGCGAACTCGCCCGGCGCAGCCAGCGCGAGGCGTCTCGGTCGCTCAGCCTGGCCGCGAAGGCGAGCAAGCGCCCGGTGGCCCACCGGGCGAGCCCCAGGTAGGCGCGGACGGAGAGCACCAGGATCAGTGGCAGCAGGACCCCCTCCCCGCCGAACGGGAGCAGCAGGAACGGCAGCAGCAGCATCGCCAACCCGCGGACCGCCGCCCAGTTCCGGTTGGCGAAGCACTCCTTGAGCACGGCGACCAGGTCGATGCCGAGCGAGGGCGGCGGGATGCGGTGCGGGTTCTCCGCCAACTCCTCGATCACGGCGTCCCGGAAGGCGGGGTTGAGGTGCGCGGCCCCGCGCAGGTACGCCGTCGCGTCCCCGCGCCGGTTGCCGGTCTGCGAGCGGATCAGGTCGACCAGCGGCCCGCTCGGCGGTCCGGCCGGCATGGGTGGGGGAGTCGGTTCCTGGCGCGGTCCGGGCAGCGGTGGCTGGCTCATCGGGACGGGCGGGCCCTTCGGTCGGAGTCCGGTGGAGGACGGTGCCCGGCGGAGCACCACCCCGCAGTGTGGCGTACGGAGCAGGGCGGCAGAAGTCATTTTGCGGTGGCCGGGGCTCGAGCTGACGCCCGTTCACCCCGCCGGGGCGAACGGGCGGGACGGCCGCGCCGGATGATGACTCCGCCCGCCCCGGTCGCTGCGCCGAGACCGGGGCGGCCGTCGGCACGCAGGAGCGGCCGTACTGCACCGTCCAGGCTGCCGCTGATGCGGCGCAGCCCGGGCAGACCGTGCAGATCGCCCTGGGGAGCTACCCGGAGCAGGTCACCGTGACCCGTTCCGGTGAGTCCGGGAGCCCGATCACCTTCCCGGGGCGACCGACACCGTGCTGGCCGGCAACGCGATCGGGGCCGGAGGTGTCCGGGCCACCGATGCCCCGGCACCGTGATCACCGGGTGGCCAACCAGGTCGTGGTGCCGATCGGGGCCGACGGCAGCGTGCAGCCGGGCAACTTCGCGGGCGGTGCCGACGCGGTCGTGGACCTCTTCGAGTACTACGGACCGAAGGGCGAGGCGCTGTTCCGGCCAACCACGCCGAAGCGGCTGGTGGACACCCGGACGGCCGGGCACGGCGCGCTCGGGGTGGGTGGTCAGCTGACCGTGCCGACGGGGGCGCCGGCCGGTGCCAGCGGAGCCGTGGTGAACCTGACGGCGACGGCGCCGACGGCGGCGGCCGGGTACCTGACGGCCCGGCCCGGCCCGGGGGAGCGGGGCTCTCCGCCACGGACGGCCCGGCCCGGGGGAGCGGGGCTCTCCGCCACGGACGGCCCGGCCCGGGGGAGCGGGGCTCTCCGCCACGGACGGCCCGGCCCGGGGGAGCGGGGCTCTCCGCCACGGACGGCCCGGCCCGGGGGAGCGGGGCTCTCCGCCACGGACGGCCCGGCCCGGCGTTCGAATGTCACTGGCGGTCGGTAGGGTGCCGCCATGGATCTTCGCCGCCTGCGCCACTTCGTCGCCGTGGCCGAGGAGCTGCACTACGGGCGGGCGGCCACCCGGCCGCAGCCCGGGCCGTCCGTGCCGAGCCCCGGCCTCCGGGAGCTTGAGGCGGAGCTGGGGTGCCGGCTGTTCGAGCCTTCGGCGCTGGGCCTGCGGCTGAGCCCGGCCGGTGAGGTGCTGCTCGGCGAGGCCCGGGAGCTGCTGGAGGCGGCGGAGCGGGCCCGCGAGACGGGCCGCCGCACCCTGGTGGTCGCCGTCGTGGCCGGTGCGGCCCCCGGTCTCGGCCGCCGGGCCGTCCGGTCCTTCCGCCGCACCCACCCCGAGGTCGACGTGCACCTGCGCGAGGCCGACCTCACCGACCCCACGGCCGGCCTGCGCAGCGGCCGGGTCGACCTCGCCCTCACCCGGCTGCCCTTCGACACCGCCGGCCTGGCCGTCCACCCGCTCGGCACCGAGCCCCTGGTGGCCGTCCTCGCCGCCGACGACCCGCTCGGCCGCCGCCCGGCGCTGACCGTCGCCGAGCTCCGGGCCCGCCCCTGGATACGCCTGCCCGATGCCGCCGACCCGGCCTGGCGGGCGTACTGGGCCGGAGAGTCGGAGGGCTCGGCCCCGGCCGGGGCCACCGTGCCGCCGCCCCGCTCCGCCCCCCTTCCCCGGGCCGTCGCCGGGCCGGTGGTCCGCACCGTGCCCGAGTGCCTGCACGCCGTCGTCTGGCAGCGGGCGGTCGGCCTGCTGCCGGCCGGCACCGAGGCCACCCACCGGGCCGACGGCATCCGCTTCGTCCCGGTCACCGACTACCCGCCGAGCCGCGCGGTGCTGGCCCGGCCCGCCGCCGAGCCGTGCACCACCGTGCTGGCCTTCGCCGCCGCCGTGGTGGCCGCCGCACTGGCCTGATCGCCGTCCTCGTGCTGGCTGCCGCGCCGGTCCGGCTCAGCCGGGGAGGCCCAGGCGGGCTGCCAGGTAGGCCAGGTGGGCGTCCGGGCGGCCGCGTTGGCGGCGGAGCCAGGAGGTGACCAGCCGGCGGGCGATCACATGGTGGCGGACGAGTTCCGGTGCCTCGTGCTCGGCGGCCAGCAGCAGGGCGAGGGCCCGGTCGCGGTGCCGGCGGGCGTCGTGGGCGCGGGCGGTCTCCAGGGCCAGCCGGAGCCGGCGTTCGGGCGGCAGGGCGGAGGTGTCCAGGTGGTCGCCGAGCCGGGCGGCCAGCCGGGCGTCGCCGAGCTCCATGGTGGCGGAGACCCGGTGCACGGTCAGGTTGGTCGGCCCGAAGGCCGTCCAGAGGTGGTTGGCGTC from Kitasatospora sp. MMS16-BH015 encodes:
- a CDS encoding LysR substrate-binding domain-containing protein gives rise to the protein MDLRRLRHFVAVAEELHYGRAATRPQPGPSVPSPGLRELEAELGCRLFEPSALGLRLSPAGEVLLGEARELLEAAERARETGRRTLVVAVVAGAAPGLGRRAVRSFRRTHPEVDVHLREADLTDPTAGLRSGRVDLALTRLPFDTAGLAVHPLGTEPLVAVLAADDPLGRRPALTVAELRARPWIRLPDAADPAWRAYWAGESEGSAPAGATVPPPRSAPLPRAVAGPVVRTVPECLHAVVWQRAVGLLPAGTEATHRADGIRFVPVTDYPPSRAVLARPAAEPCTTVLAFAAAVVAAALA